A stretch of the Myripristis murdjan chromosome 24, fMyrMur1.1, whole genome shotgun sequence genome encodes the following:
- the LOC115356389 gene encoding LOW QUALITY PROTEIN: homeobox protein Nkx-2.2a (The sequence of the model RefSeq protein was modified relative to this genomic sequence to represent the inferred CDS: substituted 1 base at 1 genomic stop codon), translated as MSFGTNTKTGFSVRDILDLPDPIGGSGTEETEDENEEASAETLVENESENVQKLGFNAHLCERSTGSFARWTGSAGNLQFSXSRTEAKSPELSTDESQDPDRDPSNDPVAQMNRNRSRKRRVLFSKAQTYELERRFRQQRYLSAPEREHLAGLIRLTPTQVKIWFQNHRYKMKRARAERSLEALQILPVRRVAIPVLVRDGKPCDRIKAQDLEASLSAGMSLPLCAYSPLVHPAYGPEPVPQHPGVQQLVHVYQWSW; from the exons ATGTCTTTTGGCACCAACACAAAGACCGGCTTCTCCGTGCGGGACATTTTGGATCTTCCGGACCCGATCGGCGGCTCCGGGACCGAAGAGACCGAGGATGAAAACGAGGAGGCTTCCGCGGAGACTTTGGTGGAAAATGAATCGGAAAATGTTCAGAAACTGGGATTTAACGCGCATTTGTGTGAGCGCAGTACCGGGAGTTTCGCAAGGTGGACCGGGTCCGCCGGTAACCTGCAGTTTTCAT AGTCCCGAACCGAGGCGAAATCTCCGGAACTGTCCACGGACGAGTCGCAAGACCCGGACCGGGACCCGTCCAACGATCCAGTGGCCCAGATGAACCGGAACCGGAGCCGGAAGAGGCGGGTGCTGTTCTCCAAGGCGCAGACCTACGAGCTGGAGCGCCGCTTCCGGCAGCAGCGGTACCTGTCTGCCCCGGAGAGGGAGCACCTGGCCGGGCTGATCCGCCTCACCCCGACTCAGGTGAAGATCTGGTTCCAGAACCACCGCTACAAGATGAAGCGGGCCCGGGCCGAGCGCAGCCTGGAGGCGCTGCAGATACTGCCGGTCCGCCGGGTCGCCATCCCCGTCCTGGTCCGGGACGGTAAGCCCTGCGACCGGATCAAAGCCCAGGACCTGGAGGCTTCTCTTAGCGCCGGGATGAGCCTCCCTCTGTGCGCCTATTCCCCGCTGGTGCACCCTGCGTACGGGCCGGAGCCGGTGCCGCAGCATCCCGGGGTGCAGCAGCTGGTGCATGTGTACCAGTGGAGCTGGTGA